The window CGTACAACTCCCGCCGCAGCTCCCGAGAGATGGGCTTCAGGTGCATGAAGTTGCAGAAGCCTCCCCGCGTGCACTCCCTGCGGGAGAACAGACGGGGTCATGCAGTGCACGCCCTCCACCCGCCCAGGGCGCCCCTGGGGCCTGCCCACACCTACCCCATCTCGTACTGGCGGCAGCAGGCTTCTCTGAAGTCGGTCACAGGGGAGAGCTCGGCGTGGATCGGCTGGCCATTAAACCAGCGGTTGTTCAGGTCAATCACGGCCTTTTCCGCATCTTCTTCACGGCGAAACTGAAAA of the Physeter macrocephalus isolate SW-GA unplaced genomic scaffold, ASM283717v5 random_1608, whole genome shotgun sequence genome contains:
- the LOC114483864 gene encoding splicing factor U2AF 35 kDa subunit, whose amino-acid sequence is FALSFQFRREEDAEKAVIDLNNRWFNGQPIHAELSPVTDFREACCRQYEMGECTRGGFCNFMHLKPISRELRRELYGRRRKKHRSRSRSRERRSRSRDRGRGGGGGGGGGRERDRRRSRDRERSGRF